In Harmonia axyridis chromosome 6, icHarAxyr1.1, whole genome shotgun sequence, a single window of DNA contains:
- the LOC123682524 gene encoding uncharacterized protein LOC123682524 — MSRALAQVEEWTRSRGLTISAEKSQAMCFHKRKILVNLPTLYIFDNAIPWKTSTKYLGVTLQVNMNWSLHIENMCSRATRNINVMKSLCRTWWGSHPQTMLTIYNAIVLPFLDYGSVFLGRCSKSVLSRLDRVQYSAIRVALGYMKSTPINVLLAESGQLPLSYRRLWLAIKFLSKLAKISPNPLLQRLSQLFSWRHAWGSRPMPPILEALNMLPETGSFYSSPLLPCFQVPLCVHYLDVPYYSLNLRKLDLDNSGLFDERCRDKFPDFSLLFTDASKSRDQVGIGIYSPGNISFSGRVPSSFSISSAELLAIDKALSIIEGMTDDVLIISDSKSALEKLKGWFPHSSNDHITLSIRNKIYRITQTNRQIKFVWVPSHTNITGNDQADRLAKEGSKMSHTLTIKGDIKEHWPSFKRNIWERWKTEWKQTSLHRGHLYSTMINVDHFSRKPWFHSFADLPRGNITTMNRLRANHCCSPAHLAKIQVRDDDLCECGEREGTYSTFSFRAL, encoded by the coding sequence ATGTCCCGGGCATTAGCCCAGGTTGAGGAATGGACACGAAGTAGAGGCCTAACCATTTCGGCAGAGAAATCTCAAGCAATGTGCTTCCACAAGAGAAAAATCTTGGTCAATCTCCCTACTCTTTATATATTCGATAATGCCATCCCCTGGAAAACCTCcaccaaatatcttggagttactTTACAGGTCAACATGAATTGGTCCCTCCATATTGAAAACATGTGCTCGAGAGCTACTAGGAACATCAATGTCATGAAGTCGTTGTGTCGGACATGGTGGGGGTCTCACCCTCAAACCATGTTAACAATTTATAATGCAATCGTCCTTCCCTTTCTTGACTATGGATCTGTCTTTCTTGGCAGATGCTCCAAGTCTGTTCTCTCTCGACTTGATAGGGTCCAATATTCGGCTATCAGAGTAGCACTAGGCTACATGAAGTCCACGCCTATAAATGTCCTCCTCGCAGAGAGTGGTCAACTTCCCCTGTCCTACCGTCGCCTCTGGTTGGCGATCAAGTTTTTGTCAAAGCTAGCTAAGATTTCTCCAAATCCCCTTCTCCAAAGGCTGTCACAACTTTTTTCTTGGCGTCATGCATGGGGTAGTAGACCTATGCCACCTATATTAGAAGCTCTCAATATGCTCCCAGAGACTGGCTCCTTCTATTCCTCTCCCCTCCTTCCTTGTTTCCAGGTTCCCTTGTGTGTCCACTATCTTGACGTTCCCTATTATTCTTTGAACCTTCGTAAATTGGACTTAGACAATTCAGGTTTGTTCGATGAGAGATGCAGGGATAAATTCCCCGATTTCTCTTTGCTATTCACTGATGCCTCAAAATCGCGAGACCAGGTTGGTATTGGTATATATAGCCCTGGAAATATTTCTTTCAGTGGGAGAGTCCCCTCAAGCTTTTCCATTTCATCTGCTGAACTCCTCGCGATTGATAAAGCCCTATCCATTATTGAGGGAATGACTGATGATGTCCTCATCATTTCTGACTCCAAGTCCGCTCTTGAAAAACTGAAAGGTTGGTTCCCCCATTCCAGTAACGATCACATAACTCTgtcaattcgaaataaaatttaccGCATCACCCAAACTAATCGACAAATTAAATTTGTGTGGGTTCCCAGCCACACAAACATCACTGGTAATGACCAAGCAGATCGTCTTGCTAAAGAGGGCAGTAAAATGTCCCATACCCTTACTATTAAGGGCGATATAAAAGAACATTGGCCCTCATTCAAACGCAATATATGGGAAAGATGGAAGACGGAATGGAAGCAAACATCTCTTCATAGAGGTCACCTTTATTCGACCATGATTAACGTTGACCATTTTAGTAGAAAACCCTGGTTCCACTCATTTGCTGATCTCCCTAGAGGTAATATCACAACAATGAACAGACTCAGAGCAAATCACTGCTGTTCTCCGGCTCATTTGGCTAAAATACAAGTTAGGGATGATGACCTTTGCGAATGCGGAGAGAGAGAGGGGACTTACAGCACATTTTCTTTTCGTGCTCTCTAA